CCGCAAGATCATGGTACGCATCACGTCCAAGGGAACCGAACTGGTTTCCAAGATGCGCACCGAGATCGCGAACGATCTCGCCGGTATTCTGGCAGGAATGGATGAGGACCAGGCTGAATCCGTGGAACACACCAAGCGAGCCATCCATGGCCGCGCCATTGCTTGATCCATTGGTTCGCCGGACCTGATAAACCAGCTTGGCGAATCCCCAACGCCTCCGTTACTGTCCCGAAGTGACGGAGGCGTTCCCTTTTCTAAATCCACTGAATTCCATCCCCGGCGTGCGCGCCGGATGGATCGAACGGGTGCCGGACCTGCCCATCACCGGAGACCGGGATGAGGCGATGCGTCTGCTGCGTCCTCATCATGAGGAATTTGTGAGAAATTTCGCAGGCCCGGACGCCGGATGGTGGCGGGCCGAGCAGGTGCACGGCACCGATGTGGCCGCCGTCCCCGGCAGTCCGCAGGTGACGGCCCCCGACGGTCTGCCAGTGGTTCCGGGTGTGGACGGGCTCATCACCTGCCAGCCGGGGATCGTTATGGCCATTTACAATGCCGACTGCGGCGCGATCTGGCTGGCCGACAGGAAATCGGGCGCCATCGGGCTGTTGCATTCCGGAAAAAAAGGCACGGAAGGAAACATCCTCCAGGTCGCGCTCGATGAAATGGCCGCACGCTACGGCACCCGCCCGGCCGACGTGGTGGCCGTGCTCAGCCCGTGCATCCGCCCGCCGGACTACGAGGTGGACATCCCCGCCGGGATCGGCGCGCAGGCGGAACGCGCCGGCATCGGCGAATTCCTGGACTGCGGGCTGAACACCGCGGCGGACCTGAGCCGGTTTTACAGCTACCGCAAGGAACTGGGCAAAACCGGCCGCATGATGGCGCTCATTACCAAAGACATCCCCGCATGACCCCCTTCACCCTCCAGGCTCCGGCCAAGCTGAATCTCTCGCTCCGCATCCTAGGGAAACGGGAAGATGGATTCCACGAAATCGACACGCTGATGGTGAAGCTGCCGGGGCTGGCCGATACGCTGGAGTTCGGTGAATCGGACGAATTCTCGTTTTCCTGCGACGATCCCACGGTGCCGGGGGATGAGGGGAATCTCGTGGTCAAGGCGGCCCGGGCCTATGAAGCCGCCGCCGGGATTTCGTGCCGGTGCTCGATCTCCCTCCGGAAACGGGTCCCTCACGGAGCCGGACTCGGAGGGGGGAGCAGCGATGCCGCCGCCGCCTTGCTTGGCATCAACCGTCTCCATGGGTTCAAGTTGGGGGTTGAGGCCCTGCACGAAGCCGCCGCATCGCTCGGCTCGGACATCCCGTTTTTCCTGACCAGCGGCGCGTCCAGATGCACCGGGCGCGGCGAGATCATCACGCCCGTGCCCCAGCCGCCCGTGCTTCCTGTGTTGCTGCTCAAACCGGCGTTCAGTGTGCCAACACCTGATGCATACAAAAGATGGAAACAATCGTTTCAAGTTTCTGGAATCAGTTATTCACAACAAGAGGTTCAAGGGGTTGTGTTGGAAAATGACCTCGAACGGCCTGTTTTTGAGAAGCATCGCTTCCTGGCTGAGGTGAAACAGTGGCTGCTGGATCGCGATGAAACCCATGCCGCGATGATGAGTGGGTCCGGC
The DNA window shown above is from Luteolibacter yonseiensis and carries:
- a CDS encoding laccase domain-containing protein; the protein is MANPQRLRYCPEVTEAFPFLNPLNSIPGVRAGWIERVPDLPITGDRDEAMRLLRPHHEEFVRNFAGPDAGWWRAEQVHGTDVAAVPGSPQVTAPDGLPVVPGVDGLITCQPGIVMAIYNADCGAIWLADRKSGAIGLLHSGKKGTEGNILQVALDEMAARYGTRPADVVAVLSPCIRPPDYEVDIPAGIGAQAERAGIGEFLDCGLNTAADLSRFYSYRKELGKTGRMMALITKDIPA
- the ispE gene encoding 4-(cytidine 5'-diphospho)-2-C-methyl-D-erythritol kinase; translation: MTPFTLQAPAKLNLSLRILGKREDGFHEIDTLMVKLPGLADTLEFGESDEFSFSCDDPTVPGDEGNLVVKAARAYEAAAGISCRCSISLRKRVPHGAGLGGGSSDAAAALLGINRLHGFKLGVEALHEAAASLGSDIPFFLTSGASRCTGRGEIITPVPQPPVLPVLLLKPAFSVPTPDAYKRWKQSFQVSGISYSQQEVQGVVLENDLERPVFEKHRFLAEVKQWLLDRDETHAAMMSGSGSTVFAVLKDPADAESLAAAARSTLDPGLWHWAGVTEG